Below is a genomic region from Belonocnema kinseyi isolate 2016_QV_RU_SX_M_011 chromosome 4, B_treatae_v1, whole genome shotgun sequence.
attgataagaattatgtttttatattgatattattgatatatttatataattatataataatgaataaattaaaactaaataaaaattttaaaaatgaaataaattatattaataatcatatgattaattatattatttatattattattattattcatttacaaataattcaaaagatataattataagtattatatcaaaataattaaaaatgaattattaaacaatatattcCATAATAGTGAATCAATTGACTAGTCCAATTAGTcattaaaagtcaaatttctttttttaaagttgttttaaataagcTTTCTAAGGGAAAGAGATTCATCatgatagttaaaaattcaactattttattcaagtatttatttactgaaaaattatcttttttagttgaaaatagaactattcgtttgaaaatataggtagaaaataaataatttaaaaatagattattacACACGAAATTCAACTcactttaattatattaacaacaacaaattattggGTACTAAAAATGCTATTATATTCGCTTAATTCAAAGAGATAAATAAAaggataactttaaaatattttcgatttcagttttcagtattttcagtattttacctATTTATGAGGTTATAAAAGTAGCTTTTATGAATaccaaaatcatttaattatttataggaaattttacgaatttttttctttttcttttataggATGCAAATTCATAATCGCATAATCAACCAAAATGCTACCACTCAACATAAATGAAGAAGTAACAGAAGCAAAGTAAAATTTAGTACCCCAATAATGTGCTGATAAATATGAACTGTCCTTCGAGAAATTTGACAAATGCAGAAAACAAGAAGAAGAATGTTTCTTCAGTGATTATCATCATTATAAAAAACAGGCTACGCCTACTGCGCCGAACGCGGTTTGACGCAGGAGAGAGGGTTGTCTGACACTTCCTGTTCGATTCCCGtacagccccgaaaacgagaagtggcgtagagtctactgtaatatatatcatttatattatattatctaGATTTTCAGATAGGGCATCGCTTCTGTTGGAAAAATTAGAGACGAAAGCAAACTCATTTACACATAATTGACAAATATCGTGCATCAACTTCCTCTGTTAtcatgttaaaaataagttttactgGCCTCTAAAATTTCTCCCTTCACATATATCGATATCGTATTTAAAGATCTAAGACCGACTTTCTTGCTGAGGACTTTTCAATTCGATTGATTATATAGAATTTGAGGTAATGGTGTCAGAAAAACTATTATTCATATAGTCAGATGCAAGACGGCTATGGATGCTACCgcaaattgacaataattttgtacgactttgaattacttaaaagttgtagctctaaaatcaagCGCTTCCATgaattaatatcttgaaatttctctccgtgcctaagaaaatttaaatttttttattcactacAAGAATGTTTTTCGGTTTATCTTATTATAAATCTGGAATTAAACATTAAGGTGCTACGAAATtcaattaaagcaattttttattttacatttcgaTATTTTATCGTACTTCTTTATCATAATAATAATGCAGACAGGTTTTCGTTTTCCTTTTCAGTTGACATTTTGCAGTATACTTCATCCATACTTTTAGCCTCAACATTttactttcttcaattttttatttgcttaaccAATCCTCTTTAATCATTTCACTACCTTTCTCGGCATACATGATAACTGGTGCATTAGTATTTCCTTTCGGAAGATTTGCAATGACAGATGCATCGACAATTCTTAATCTTTTTATTCCATAAACTCGTAACCTTGGATCGACAACAGCTTTCGAATCTTCTTTAGGACCCATTTTACATGTACCAACAAGATGATAAAGTGAAAGACCAAATTGTCTCACGAGGCAGATCCAATATTGGTCtgagttaaatataaatttatcgcAAGGAGGTAAAGGTGTATCATCAAGTTCGAATTTAGACTTTTCTATAGATGTTGTATTGAATACACTAATTACCATTCGAATACTCTGAATGAAACGTTTTAGGTCTGGTTCGGCAGTCAAATATCTAGGATATACTAGAGGTGAACCCCAGACGGGATTTGTAGCATTAAGTTTGATAAATCCTCTGCTCTTGGGAGTTAGTGatgttacaacaaaataaaatttgttaggaTTTTGATCATTTAGCGCAAACATAAATTGCGTATCCGGTACATTCGTGTTTTTTTCATATTCTGTGCGTAAAAAACCTGTAATGAACGCTGGTGTCGCAGTGGAAAAAATTCCTCGTTGTCTTTTTGCAtaataactgaatttttcaaaTGTGTCTTTACATTCATCAATATTATCATCTGTTatcgaattttttcttattcCGAATACCCTATCAGTAGATAGATGATCCTGAAGATTTTTTCCGACTGATAAATTCTTAATGACTTTGATTCCATGTTTTTTAAGTTCCCCAGCTGGTCCCACACCTGAAACCATCAGTAACCTTGGTGAGTTTATAGCACCTGCTGAAACAATTACTTCTTTCTTGGCCATAACTATCTCAGAAATGCCAGTTTTTGTAGATGTATATTTAACCCCACGCGCTTTTTTCGAAAACGGATCTATCAAAATTCTAGTTACGTAAATTTCATTCTTAACAATTAAGTTGGGCCTTGTTCCCCTAATTGGGCGGATAAATGCTGCATTGGTACTTTTACGAACTCCATTATCTATAGTTAATTGTGAATAAGCTATTCCTAATTGACTTGCGCCATTAACATCTATTGTTGGATGTCCGAGTTCGTTGAAAGCTTCTTCCATTATTTTTCCTGATGGAGAGAGAATAGGAGTATTTGATACTGTTAGATAGCCTCCAGTTCCATGATAGCCCGGATTGTGTTTAACGatctgaaaaaaatgagaaaatcttAATATTTGATCCCATTTAAAAGTAATGTTTCAATTATTGTGTAACTCATATACCTCTGGGTCTTTGTTGTCCTCTGACTTTataaaataaggtaaaatttCATCATAACTCCAGCCAGGATTTCCCATTTTCTCCAAATTATCGTAATCATGTTTATTACCTCTGATGTACATCATGACATTCAATGCACTTGTACCACCCATTAccttcaaatgaaataaaaattaaacatcacgATTTCTGTTAAATCTTGagcatttataaatttgaaatattagacgTCAAGAGCTTTAAACAGTAGAGTACACagataaaattatacttttccaGAGGTCATTCTACATCCTTTGTTTATCAAACATGACTCCTCTTCTGGTTGGGTTGTATAATTCCAGTCGATGGCAGTTTTTTCAAGTTGTGAATAAAAACCAGGAATACCAGCAGCTACTGGTTCCTCTCTTCCTGCTTCTAGCAGTAATACCTAATAAAAATATGTGAACCAAAATGTTtcatattatattattctaattgaaaatgtttaaaattgattatatcTTTACATTCCACTCCTCGATTTCTGAAAGTCGATTTGCTACTACACATCCAGCGGAGCCAGCTCCTACCACAATGAAGTCGTAAACCTTTGGTTCAATCTTCGTTTGCTTTAAGAAAGGCATAAATTTAAGCTACCAGCAACTTTTGAcaaattgaaatcaaattcaaacgtacatattattgaaattatttattttattgattataaattttttctcttgataattaaatatttatatatacttTATTAAATCTCTCATCCTCAGGCCAGAAAGCCCACATGAGAGACGAAAAGATTGTTGCCATACATGTGCAGTAGTTTGCAGCACACGACTTAGGTATGAATGGGAGAAGCGAGGGCAAAATCATCCTGATACCTGGTCACAGTTGAATggttgcagtacagaactagataaccaacataaTAGAACGttttaggagaaataaaaagcaTTCTGTAGAAATGAAATCGTCAGTTAAAGATAAAGCAAGAGGCCACTCCTGAGATAAAATGTTCttgaattcaaaccaaaaagttctATCACCaagtatgcaaaaaaaaaataatgcagaGAAAAACAATCTTGAAGGAACAGAAAAACTAAAATTGGAGCACACCCAGCTATGAATCGcggtaaaaactaattttttgagtTTAGAGGAAAAATAACAGCTTACTTCTGACATATTGATTCgctgaatttgaagaaaatgagtttgattagaaaaatttcacCAATTTCGTCTAAATATTATGtagcaatgaaaaaattttcatgaacaaGAATTATACAGtttcaaagaaatcaaaattttgtcaGACACTATCGCAATGAAATATAAGAATTTCTCGCAATTTTAATAGACCTCACAAAATTATCTAGaataacacagccacaaaaaaaagtgtgcggatctggtaacaagacacacgtattcctatgaattttggggcgctgaattcaaattcggtatcaaaaatcatccatcacgtcatggttgagccataacctcaaaacatgacgaaaaatcatgcactgaggcaaataaatttcaaaataatgccagtgatgcaaattttcacttcaaaaacatgtcgaaaactgtaaagtatcaacccttgcctgctctcaacttatttaacataactttacccaacagaacctgacctcacctaacctgaattaaaagaaatttattgaactacgcgtaaagctctgggagcatattttcccagtagcaaatgtgtgctacatcaaatgggtcaactcgagcctaacctagaaataaatctaacctagcctaacctaacctaagctaacctcacgaaacacaattaaactgattgtgttgtcccgttgtgtttgcggtaccgtttcattcagcttcgg
It encodes:
- the LOC117170862 gene encoding glucose dehydrogenase [FAD, quinone]-like, with protein sequence MNLALDVPERQQQTKSSSSERKGIEKLPPITAKITKSCDSTFRVHQIKHQQTKIEPKVYDFIVVGAGSAGCVVANRLSEIEEWNVLLLEAGREEPVAAGIPGFYSQLEKTAIDWNYTTQPEEESCLINKGCRMTSGKVMGGTSALNVMMYIRGNKHDYDNLEKMGNPGWSYDEILPYFIKSEDNKDPEIVKHNPGYHGTGGYLTVSNTPILSPSGKIMEEAFNELGHPTIDVNGASQLGIAYSQLTIDNGVRKSTNAAFIRPIRGTRPNLIVKNEIYVTRILIDPFSKKARGVKYTSTKTGISEIVMAKKEVIVSAGAINSPRLLMVSGVGPAGELKKHGIKVIKNLSVGKNLQDHLSTDRVFGIRKNSITDDNIDECKDTFEKFSYYAKRQRGIFSTATPAFITGFLRTEYEKNTNVPDTQFMFALNDQNPNKFYFVVTSLTPKSRGFIKLNATNPVWGSPLVYPRYLTAEPDLKRFIQSIRMVISVFNTTSIEKSKFELDDTPLPPCDKFIFNSDQYWICLVRQFGLSLYHLVGTCKMGPKEDSKAVVDPRLRVYGIKRLRIVDASVIANLPKGNTNAPVIMYAEKGSEMIKEDWLSK